A region from the uncultured Macellibacteroides sp. genome encodes:
- a CDS encoding DNA modification methylase → MDKLYWTTQTRVVKDLVPLDFNPRKVNEKKQKQLLDSLDEFNLVDILVINLNDQLISGHRRIEALILAGRSTEEIDVRVPNRLLTEEEVKRYNLLANTHAGEWDIDMLNEYFTDINYQDILGDLPDFNPEELMPAEMVTAVAEQREVVEDEFDELPPVTPITQLNDLYEINDHRLYCADSTNIDAVGRLMAGRLATMIFTDPPYNVRVKDISSMGKIKHKEFAMASGEMTRFQFIKFLEDIFSNQIRYSQKGSIHFVCMDWKHILEITTAGQLFTELKNLIVWNKTNGGMGSFYRSKHELIFVFQNESTPDESHVEKLLDEIDQHGYMPAHKLIYVFKNGRERHINNFGLGQTGRYRTNVWDYNGFNSTQGVERKEMEGHPTPKPVKMVADAMIDCSNPGDIIQDLFIGSGTSIIAAEQVDRKCYGQELSPAYCDLTIRRYIRFMRQMRKPFTITKNGLKLTNIQLKEYEQ, encoded by the coding sequence ATGGATAAATTATATTGGACAACACAAACGAGAGTAGTAAAAGACCTAGTTCCTTTGGACTTCAATCCTAGAAAAGTCAATGAGAAAAAACAGAAACAACTTTTAGATAGTCTTGATGAGTTTAACTTGGTCGACATTCTAGTAATTAATCTTAATGATCAGTTGATATCAGGCCATCGTCGCATTGAAGCTCTGATACTAGCCGGCCGATCCACCGAAGAAATTGATGTCCGCGTTCCAAATAGATTACTAACTGAAGAAGAGGTAAAGCGTTATAATCTTTTGGCAAATACTCATGCTGGTGAATGGGATATTGACATGCTAAATGAGTACTTCACTGACATCAATTACCAGGACATCCTTGGAGATTTACCGGATTTCAATCCTGAAGAACTTATGCCTGCAGAAATGGTAACCGCTGTAGCAGAACAAAGAGAAGTTGTAGAAGATGAGTTCGACGAACTTCCTCCTGTAACTCCTATAACTCAGTTGAATGATTTATACGAGATAAATGATCACAGACTGTACTGTGCCGATAGCACAAACATTGATGCAGTCGGACGATTAATGGCGGGTAGATTAGCAACAATGATATTTACCGATCCTCCTTACAATGTAAGAGTAAAGGATATCAGTTCGATGGGTAAGATAAAACACAAGGAGTTCGCAATGGCCTCCGGAGAGATGACCCGTTTTCAGTTTATCAAATTCTTAGAAGATATCTTCAGTAACCAGATTCGCTATAGCCAAAAAGGATCCATCCACTTTGTATGTATGGATTGGAAACATATACTCGAAATAACAACTGCTGGTCAGCTTTTCACAGAGCTTAAAAACCTAATTGTTTGGAATAAAACCAACGGAGGGATGGGCTCTTTTTACCGATCCAAACACGAACTCATATTCGTATTTCAAAATGAGAGCACTCCCGACGAATCTCATGTTGAGAAACTACTGGATGAAATTGACCAACACGGATACATGCCCGCGCATAAGTTGATATATGTCTTTAAGAATGGAAGAGAAAGACACATAAATAATTTTGGATTAGGCCAGACAGGTAGATATAGAACAAATGTATGGGATTACAACGGATTCAATTCAACTCAGGGAGTAGAAAGAAAAGAAATGGAAGGACATCCAACACCAAAGCCAGTTAAAATGGTTGCCGATGCAATGATAGACTGCAGTAATCCAGGAGATATAATACAGGATTTATTTATTGGATCCGGAACTAGTATCATAGCTGCTGAACAAGTTGATCGGAAGTGTTATGGTCAGGAACTTTCTCCTGCATATTGTGACCTAACTATCCGGAGGTATATCAGATTTATGCGCCAAATGAGGAAACCGTTTACCATTACCAAGAATGGGCTCAAGTTAACCAATATCCAACTAAAGGAATACGAACAATGA